Within the Sulfurospirillum barnesii SES-3 genome, the region ATCGCATGTTGTATTTGGTCATGTCGGCAATGCCGCGGCAGTTTTTCCCATGCAACGCTTAGGGGTTGAAGTGTGGCCACTGCATACCGTACAGTTTTCCAACCACACAGGCTATGGTTCGTGGAAAGGGAGAGTATTTGACGGCTTTTTTGTCGATGAACTCTTAGAGGGTTTAGCGCAACGAGAGATACTGCACACCTGTGATGGCGTGGTCTCTGGTTACATGGGCTCACCCGATTTGGGGTATGCCATTTTAGGAGCAGTGGAGAGAGTCAAAAAAGAAAATCCCAAAGCGCTGTATTGTTGTGACCCTGTCATTGGCGATGTAGGACGTGGCATTTTTGTACGCCAAGGTATCCCTGAATTTATGGCAGAACATGCGTGTAGCGTAGCAGATATTATGACTCCAAACCACTTTGAGCTTGAATACCTCACCCAGCAGAGCATTCACACCAAAGAAGCGCTGAAACATGCGATAGAAAGCTTGCACGCCAAAGGTCCTCACATTGTGCTCGTCACTTCAGTGCATTTGGAGGATACCCCACACGATGCCTTAGATTTGGTGGTTTCTGAACAAGGTCAATTGTTTAGAATTCGCACGCCAAAACTGGATATTGTTTTAAATGGAACGGGCGATACCATTACCGCGCTCTTCTTTGTGCACTATTTACGAACACGTTGTATCAAAACGGCTCTGTGCAATGCGACCTCATCGGTCTATGGATTGCTTAAAAAAACGGAACTTGCCTCTTCACGGGAGATTTTACTCATTGCCGCACAAGAGGAGATTGTCTCGCCTTCGTGGTATTTTGAAGCGGTGCCATTGTAGGCAAAGTTTTTGGGTGTTATAATGGGTTTACGAATCTAAAAAGGATAGCCTTTGGACTACTACAAATGGGTTTTAGCCTTCCATGTGATGGCATTTCTTTCGTGGATGGCAATGCTTTTCTATTTGCCTCGTCTTTTTGTTTACCATGTTGAATATGCTGAAAAAAAAGGCTTTGTGGAAGTGGTGAAAATTCAAGAGTACAAAATCTACACCTACATTGGGCTTCCTGCCTTTTGGGCAACCCTTGCGAGTGGTCTTTTAATGATTGCACTCGATACGCAACTACTCTCAAGCGGTGGATGGATTTACGCTAAATTTGCTGTTTTAATCATTCTTGCACTCTACTCTTTTTCCCTTGAAAAGTACCGCCTAGAGCTTGCCAATGGCACCTGTACCAAAAGTGGAAAATTCTTTCGAGCCTATAACGAAGTACCGACTGCTTTAGCCATTTTAATTGTGGGGTATGTCATCACCAAAAGTTTTTCATGGGCATTTACACTCATTACACTGGGTGTTTTAGCGATGATTATGGATGTGATTTTGGATGGAAAAGAGAAAAAATAATCCTTACATGTAAAGATGGTTTTAGAGCTCTTTAGAGTGGTTGCGTTGCAAAATAATTTTAGTGTACAGCAACAAAGAGAGCACCAAAAAATAACTCACAATGCTATAACCC harbors:
- the pdxY gene encoding pyridoxal kinase PdxY is translated as MNILSIQSHVVFGHVGNAAAVFPMQRLGVEVWPLHTVQFSNHTGYGSWKGRVFDGFFVDELLEGLAQREILHTCDGVVSGYMGSPDLGYAILGAVERVKKENPKALYCCDPVIGDVGRGIFVRQGIPEFMAEHACSVADIMTPNHFELEYLTQQSIHTKEALKHAIESLHAKGPHIVLVTSVHLEDTPHDALDLVVSEQGQLFRIRTPKLDIVLNGTGDTITALFFVHYLRTRCIKTALCNATSSVYGLLKKTELASSREILLIAAQEEIVSPSWYFEAVPL
- a CDS encoding CopD family protein, coding for MDYYKWVLAFHVMAFLSWMAMLFYLPRLFVYHVEYAEKKGFVEVVKIQEYKIYTYIGLPAFWATLASGLLMIALDTQLLSSGGWIYAKFAVLIILALYSFSLEKYRLELANGTCTKSGKFFRAYNEVPTALAILIVGYVITKSFSWAFTLITLGVLAMIMDVILDGKEKK